The genome window TCGGCGGAACTCGATGGCGTAATCGACGCGTCCAAACATGCGCGGGATTGGATCGCCAACCTTGAATCCGTTGAAAGGCAAAAAACGGGAATCAAGACTCTCAAGGTTGGATACAACAAGGTCTTCGGCTATTACATCGAAATCTCGCGCGGCGCGGCGGAAAAGGCTCCCGCGCACTACATCCGCAAGCAGACATTGGTCAATGCCGAACGCTTCATCACGCCGGAGATGAAGGAATACGAAACGCTGGTATTGAACGCGGAAGAGCGCGTCCGCGAAATTGAATTGCGATTGTTCAAGGAAATCTGTGCTGAACTGGCTAAAGCGGCGCATCAGTTGCTGTCCACTGCGCGGGCTGTCGCAGAGTTGGATGTGCTGTCCGCTCTGGGCGAAGTATCCGCTTTGAATGGTTACACCAGGCCCGAGGTCCATGAAGGAAGCGGATTGGACATCCATGATGGACGGCATCCCGTTGTGGAACAATTATTGAAGTCAGACAGATACATACCGAACGACGTCATCTTCGAAAAAGGCGAGATCGTGCGCATCATCACGGGACCGAACATGAGCGGCAAGTCCACGTACCTGCGGCAGACCGCCTTGATCGTGTTGATGGCGCAGATGGGATCGTTCGTCCCTGCGGCTTCGGCGAAGATCGGCCTCGTTGACCGCATCTTCACCCGCATCGGCGCGCAGGATGAAATTCACGCGGGGCAGTCCACGTTCATGGTGGAGATGGTGGAGGCGGCGAACATTCTACATCACGCCACGTCGCGCAGCTTGTTGATACTCGATGAGATTGGGCGCGGTACTTCGACGTATGACGGCTTGTCAATTGCATGGGGAATCATCGAATACATTCACAACCATCCGCACTTGCGCGCAAAGACCCTGTTCGCCACGCATTACCACGAACTGACTCAACTCGCTGACCTTCTGCCCGGCATTCGCAACTACAATGTCGCTGTAAGCGAAGCGGATAACAAAGTGGTCTTCCTGCACAAGATCATCCCCGGCGGCGCGGACCGCTCGTACGGCATTCACGTCGCACAACTGGCGGGCCTGCCCGCGCCCGTCATCGGACGTGCGAACGAGATCATGGCGGAGTTGGAAAAGTCCGCAGCGCGTGGCGTGAGAATCAACCCACAGGCGGCGCAACAGGCGGCATTGTTCCCCGAAACAAATCCATTGCTCGATGAGATCAAGGAACTGGACATCAACGCCCTATCGCCAATTCAAGCGTTAAACAAGTTGTTCGAATGGCAGAAGAGGTTTACGAAATAGACGGGAACCTTCCGGCCTGCAAGGGCGTCATTGCTCCTATCATGGAGACCCAATGACAAAAAACCTGATTCCTTTCCTTTTAACTATGGCAGTATCGGTGACAGCGTGTGCGACTCACAGGGATACTGCCCCCGTACTCCTGCCGGACGGCGCAACGACGCTTCCTTCCCCGACTGATACACCAGTTCCTCTTCCTCAAGCAGGCCCTGCCGCTGAAACACCCTCCGCTGCATGGAGGGAAGTCCGCGATGCCCGCTACGGCTTCGGACTGGCAATCCCCTGCTGGTGGATCGTAAGCCCCATCCCCCCGCAGGGAGTGGGCGGTGTGATGACCATTAGCAATTATGACGAAGCGTACTTCATGGCAAATTCCCAAAAAGGCTTTTGGGATTGGCCCAACGGCGCACTCAAGATCGAGATCGTGGTAATCGAAGATGCGAATCCGCAACTTTCCGATACGGATGCCTATATGGAACTGGTGGATACGAATATGCAAGCTCTTATATCTTCTGAAACACGGCAAACTGGCGCGCATCCTGCCGCCGTACTGACCCTGCAAAATTTGGTCAACCAGAATGACCCGCCTATTCGCGTCTTCATCCACCGGCTTGCTCCTGACAAATTGATCCTGATCAACCCCATACCCCAGGGCATCCTCGATACACCCGATTTTCAGACGCTCCTTTCCACCATGGTACTGACCCCGCAGGAGGCAATCACGATTCCATCAACGCCGCCCGCTGAAACACCGCTAATCAATGCAGTTTGCATGCAATAGACAGAAGCAGAACTCCGGGAGAACAAGCCTCGGAGTTCTGCTTTTAGGTAATCTTCTCGTATGACAGTATCATTGTCAACATGGACGTCTCGCAATGATAGATACGGTACGACGCCTCATCCCGAAATATCCTGCTGATATCCTCTCCAAAGGTGAAACTCGTTTTCCCTACAATGACATAATACGCCGCACCAACGCTGGAATGGCTTGTGTCCAATTCAACCACCCCTTCCGCTTTCAAATCCCCGGGGTTGGACAACCGGTCCGCGTGCCGGTCGGCAAAATAAATACTCGCGGCAAAGATCAAAACAATAAGGGGACAATGCAAATAAGAACCGCCAAATTCACCCGGCTGGAAAAGAAGGCGGCTCGCGCATCCGCATTTGAAAGAGCTGTTGCCAAAATAATGCAAAGACCAAGGAACGGGAAGATGCCGCCGCTCTGACACTTCCCCGCTGTGTGCTGCGAATTCCGCTCCCAAAATTATCAAGCCATTCCCTCTGCCCGCCGCTGACAAACCCGTTCTTATTTGATTTCAAATCCGATTCCGTAAACTCATACATCGGTAAACTCATACATCGGTAATTAATTCCTATTTCACTACAAAAACGAACGGGCAAAGTCCGTGCAGCACAACTTCGCTTTTCACCAGCCGGGCTACCGAACGCTCAAGAGCCTCCTCCAGCATGGCTGCATCCATTTTACACAGTTCAGGATGTCCCTCAATCACCTTTGAGTACGGGCAGCGCCCAAGGAACACCCGCGGCCCATCCGCCCCCGCCTCCCAATGCGCCTGATAATGCATTTCGTTCAGTTTCAATACAAGCCCAGCCAACCTCCTTGTCATCGGTTGGTTTGCCGCAGGGTCAGCCTGCGCATGAGACTGTGCAATTCGCTTCCCGATTTTTACCGCATCGAACTTTTCCTTCAAAAGGGCGTCCGTCAAAACGGACAGATTGTCCTGCAACGCAGTTTGCGACACCGAATATAGCTTTTCAGGCCTGCCGCGTCCTTCGCGGTTGTGTAGCGCCGTCATCTCGACCCGTCCATCCGAACACAGGATGGACAGGTGATGCCGCACATTCGGAGCAGACATCCTCAATGCGCGCGCAATCTCACGCGCCGAAGCAGAGCGTTTTTTTTTGAGATGGTTCAATACTTTTTGGCGGGAGGTATACATGTTGCTCTTGGTTTTTTGGTCGAGGTGGAAAATGCTCATTAAACACGCCCGGCTGTCAGTCAAGGACGAAGCAGGCTTGTCATCCATTCGCCATGATTATACTCACTTCTTTATTTTTGCAAATATATTTTTTCATAATTAAATCGAGTTTTACTTTCCCATGCTATAATCCGCCAATTGTGAAGGAAAACACCACCAATACCCGATGACTCTTATTTGGGAATCCACCTACGCCATTGCATTGGAATTGCGCAGGCAGCACAAGGATGTAAAACTCGAAGAAGTGAGCCTGCAACAAATCTACATATGGACGCTTGAACTTTCGGAATTTGAGGATGATCCCGCACTCGCAAACGACGACATCCTGTATGCAATCTATCAAGACTGGTTCGAGGAGAACATTCATGGAAAATGAAAAGCTGAGTTTACCGAACTACAACATTCCAGAGGATATTGAAAATGCTGTAGCCATCACCACGCTTGACAGGCTGTATAACTGGGGACGCCGCTCGTCGGTCTGGCCCCTGATGTTTGGCCTGGCATGCTGCGCCATTGAGATGATCGCCGCGCAAGCCTCACGCTACGACATGGCGCGCTTCGGGATGGAGGTCATGCGCCCCACCCCGCGCCAGGCGGACATGATGCTGGTCTCCGGCACCGTCACAAAAAAAATGCTCCCATCCATCATCCGTTTATATAACCAGATGCCCGAACCAAAATACGTGGTGGCAATGGGTGCATGCGCCACGAGCGGCGGACCCTTCAAGGAAGGCTACAATGTCGTCGCAGGCATTGATAAATTCCTGCCCGTTGATGTATACATCCCCGGCTGCCCTCCCACCCCACAGGCGTTGATCGCAGGTCTTATCAAGCTGCAGGAAAAGATCGACAGGCAATCCATCAAGAAGGTCCGCTGGTATCAAAAGGGCAGGGTGGACGCAAACTATGTGCCCATGCCAATTTTGGGACCCGACCTGATCGACGTGCGCCGCAACGCGGAATACAAACAAGCCGCCGCAGCCAAACAGGAAGGTGCGTCATGAGCGCTCCCGCCTCAACCCTGACCGTTGACCTGGCTGGCCGTTTCCCGAACTTCGTCACTGCTGATGAACGCCCTGGTTTTACAGGCTTCATCGTCAATAAAGACAACCTCATGGAAGTGGCAACCGCCGTTCGCGACGAATTCGGCTACGACCTGCTCACGTCTGTCACCGGCGTGGACTATATTGCCGAAAACAAAATGGAAGTGGTCTATCATGCCTACAAAACCAGCGGCGGGCCGGGCCTGGTCTTCAAAGTCCAGGTCGACCGTGTTGACCCGGTCGAAGTCCCCTCGCTCATCAATATTTGGGCGGGTGTGGATTTCCAGGAGCGTGAAGCCTGGGACTTGATGGGCATCCGCTTCACAGGCCACCCGGACCTGCGCCGCATTTTGATGTGGGAAGGTTACGACGGCCACCCGCTCCGCAAGGATTGGAAGGAGCCTTTCTTCGAAGAGGAGACAAAGCCTTTCAAGAGCCGCTGGCCTGAGGGCAATCATGTCTTCTCCGAGGACAAGAATCCGTTCCGCGATAACCTCAGGTTCCCGGAAGGTTTCGACCCCGAAAATTACGCACCTGAAAATGAGGACGACCTGTACGCCTCGCTTGAACGATTCAGATCCAAAGGCGATGACGACAGGCTGAAGACCGACCACCTCGTGGTCAACATGGGTCCACACCATCCATCCATGCACGGCGTGCTGCGCGTGGCGGTGACATTGGAAGGCGAGACCATCACCGGGCTCAAACCCGTAGTGGGCTACCTGCACCGCAACCACGACAAGATTGGCGAACGCAACACCTATCTCCAGATCATCCCCTATACCGACCGCCTCGATTACTTCAACTCGATGATGAACAACTTTGGGTATGTGACCACGGTTGAAAAATTGATGAAGATCCCCGTCGCGGAACGCGCGGAGTACATCCGCGTGATCATGGCGGAGTTGAGCCGCATACAAAACCACTTGATCTTCATCGGCATGTTGATCAACGATCTTGGCTCCATGTACACGCCCTCGCTGTATGCCTTTGAAGAACGGGAATTGATCCTCGATATCTTCGAAGCCGTCTCCGGGGCGCGCATGATGTGCAACTACTTCCGCTTTGGGGGCGTGGTGCGCGATGTCCCTGATGACGTTTTGCTAAAGATAAAGGATTTGGTCTACGACCGCCTCCCCGCCAAGACCGATGAAATGGAACGCCTGCTGAGCGAGAACGAGATCCTGGTTGCACGCCTGAAGGGCGTACGGGTTTTGAATGCGGAAGATGCCATCCGCTACTCGGTCACCGGACCTGTCCTGCGTGCCGCCGGCGTACCTTATGACCTGCGCCGTGCAGACCCGTACTCCGTCTATGACCGTTTCGATTTCGATGTGGCGGTCCGATACAGCGGCGACATGATGGATAATTACCTCATCCGCTTCGATGAGATACGGCAGTCCCTGCAGATATTGGAACAGGCCCTCAAGCAATTGCCCGGGGGACCGATCAACTCGCAGAAACCACAATACCAGGTTCGGGTTCCGGCAGGCGAGGCGTATGGCCGCATCGAGTCGCCCAAAGGCGAACTGGCGTTCTACGTTGTGTCGAACGGCAAGCCAAATCCATACCGTTACCACGTGCGCCCGCCCTCGTTCGTCAACCTGACCGCCATTGAAACGATGTGTGTCGGCACAAAGATCGCAGACTTCGTTGCCCTGCTTGCCATGCTCGACATCGTGATGGGCGAACTGGACCGCTAATACAGGAGAGTAAATTATGTATGGAAAAGGCATTCTTAAAGGATTAAGTGTCACCTGGAAGCGGTTCTGGAATACATATCTCGAGGATATTTCGTGGATGCTGCGCGGAAAGAAACGCTACAACACAGCCGAGGGCGTGGCACATCGGTCCAGCGCAAAAACCCGCGGCATCTTCACGGTGCAATACCCGGAAGAACAGCTCCTGGCACCCGAAGAGTTCCGCTACATTCCGTTTTTGGTGTACGATGAAGGTGTGGACGGAAAAAAAGAAGTGCGCTGCACTTCGTGCGGGATCTGCGCAAAGGTTTGTCCGCCGCAATGTATCTGGATCGTGCGGACAAACGATCCATCCACCGGCAGACCCGTTCCGGTCCCGACCGATTTCTATATTGACATGGATATCTGCATGAACTGCGGTTTCTGCGCAGAGTACTGTCCGTTCGATGCGATCAAGATGGATCATGAATTCGACATCGCCTCGTTTGACCGCAACGTATACAACCTTGAGAAACTACTCAAGTCCGCGTCGTACTATGCCGGCATCCGCCCGCAGAATTACGCCCGCGAAGAGGAAGCCCGCAAGGAAAAGGAAGCGGCAAAGGCCGCCAAAGCCGAAGCAAAGTCTGCGGCATGACTAAGGAGACACGAAGAGCCTGCAGCCTGCAAGGGTTTAATGGCCTTCCGCTTCGTGTGAAAAGGTTTTAATTGGTACAGCAAATGACAACTCGTATTACAAAAGAAGCGGTACTATCCGCAC of Anaerolineales bacterium contains these proteins:
- a CDS encoding 4Fe-4S binding protein; amino-acid sequence: MYGKGILKGLSVTWKRFWNTYLEDISWMLRGKKRYNTAEGVAHRSSAKTRGIFTVQYPEEQLLAPEEFRYIPFLVYDEGVDGKKEVRCTSCGICAKVCPPQCIWIVRTNDPSTGRPVPVPTDFYIDMDICMNCGFCAEYCPFDAIKMDHEFDIASFDRNVYNLEKLLKSASYYAGIRPQNYAREEEARKEKEAAKAAKAEAKSAA
- the iscX gene encoding Fe-S cluster assembly protein IscX; translated protein: MTLIWESTYAIALELRRQHKDVKLEEVSLQQIYIWTLELSEFEDDPALANDDILYAIYQDWFEENIHGK
- a CDS encoding NADH-quinone oxidoreductase subunit C, whose amino-acid sequence is MSAPASTLTVDLAGRFPNFVTADERPGFTGFIVNKDNLMEVATAVRDEFGYDLLTSVTGVDYIAENKMEVVYHAYKTSGGPGLVFKVQVDRVDPVEVPSLINIWAGVDFQEREAWDLMGIRFTGHPDLRRILMWEGYDGHPLRKDWKEPFFEEETKPFKSRWPEGNHVFSEDKNPFRDNLRFPEGFDPENYAPENEDDLYASLERFRSKGDDDRLKTDHLVVNMGPHHPSMHGVLRVAVTLEGETITGLKPVVGYLHRNHDKIGERNTYLQIIPYTDRLDYFNSMMNNFGYVTTVEKLMKIPVAERAEYIRVIMAELSRIQNHLIFIGMLINDLGSMYTPSLYAFEERELILDIFEAVSGARMMCNYFRFGGVVRDVPDDVLLKIKDLVYDRLPAKTDEMERLLSENEILVARLKGVRVLNAEDAIRYSVTGPVLRAAGVPYDLRRADPYSVYDRFDFDVAVRYSGDMMDNYLIRFDEIRQSLQILEQALKQLPGGPINSQKPQYQVRVPAGEAYGRIESPKGELAFYVVSNGKPNPYRYHVRPPSFVNLTAIETMCVGTKIADFVALLAMLDIVMGELDR
- a CDS encoding ArsR family transcriptional regulator, which encodes MYTSRQKVLNHLKKKRSASAREIARALRMSAPNVRHHLSILCSDGRVEMTALHNREGRGRPEKLYSVSQTALQDNLSVLTDALLKEKFDAVKIGKRIAQSHAQADPAANQPMTRRLAGLVLKLNEMHYQAHWEAGADGPRVFLGRCPYSKVIEGHPELCKMDAAMLEEALERSVARLVKSEVVLHGLCPFVFVVK
- the mutS gene encoding DNA mismatch repair protein MutS; protein product: MPNDDVTPVRQQYLDIKKEYPDSVLFFRLGDFYETFDEDAEITARELDIVLTSRPVGGGTRVPLAGIPYHAVENYLARLIEKGYHVAICEQVGDQPAKGIFPRKVVRVVTPGTVTEPSLLPGDANNYLASLFLDGQTASVSYTDVTTGEFAVTELPLEALRAELTRLHPAEILYPDNQTLPDGVTGHTTALPSWKFEAGKCRDTLLTQFKASTLDGFGLKANSLSVRAAGAIVQYLKETQPDALNLLNSLRSYSLNEFMTLDASTRRNLELDETLRGERKGSLLGTLDLTITPMGKRLIQQWVSQPLLHVEKIQQRQNGVEHFVQQGMIRAELRSALKPLADLERLVNRVIAGQAQPRDLIAMRSTLAQLPTVKETVTRQASKINGKWSVCAEQLSLIQNAIDDDPPATLQNTGIIRAGYSAELDGVIDASKHARDWIANLESVERQKTGIKTLKVGYNKVFGYYIEISRGAAEKAPAHYIRKQTLVNAERFITPEMKEYETLVLNAEERVREIELRLFKEICAELAKAAHQLLSTARAVAELDVLSALGEVSALNGYTRPEVHEGSGLDIHDGRHPVVEQLLKSDRYIPNDVIFEKGEIVRIITGPNMSGKSTYLRQTALIVLMAQMGSFVPAASAKIGLVDRIFTRIGAQDEIHAGQSTFMVEMVEAANILHHATSRSLLILDEIGRGTSTYDGLSIAWGIIEYIHNHPHLRAKTLFATHYHELTQLADLLPGIRNYNVAVSEADNKVVFLHKIIPGGADRSYGIHVAQLAGLPAPVIGRANEIMAELEKSAARGVRINPQAAQQAALFPETNPLLDEIKELDINALSPIQALNKLFEWQKRFTK